The genome window TCAGAGATCAATCGCTAAGACTGCCTGGACGTGATATTCGGTTATCTCTGTTACCCGGAATTCAGCTTCTGTTTTCATGTTTCCATATTACATGATTTGCAGCGTTGAGTCCAGGACTATTTTTCTATTGAGGCGTAATTTGAGAAAAATATTTACGTAGCTGAGTAGTTACCCTCTTGGAGCGATTATGCCGCTTAACTTTGACAAGGTATGCGCCCTGGCCATAGACAGAACTATGTTCGACCGCCGGTTATACACGCAGGCCGTTGATAACGGGGTGGATGTGAGATTATCCACAAGGGTTGTTGGTCTTAGAAGAAATGGGAATGAAATTGAGATAAAAGCAATTTCCGGCGGCAGGGAACATTTATTTAAAACACCCCTGTTAATTGGCGCTGACGGGGTGAATTCTTTAACCGCCCGTTTTATCAATATACCCCGGCCTGAAATAAAAGTCAGGGCCTTTGCCGCTGAAGTAGAGATGCCGAATGAAGAAGCCGGCTCTGTAAAACTCTTTCTGGGGAGATCGATCTCACCAGGCTGGTTTGGCTGGATCATTCCCTTGGATGAAAAACAAAGCCGTGTGGGGGTGGGAGTTTTTGATAATTCAGCAGGGCCGTTACATTGTTTTAAAATGCTTATTGAAAGATATCCGGAACTTTTTAAGGACATGAAGATAAAGAAAACAACCGGCGGCATTATTCCTGTCGGTCTTCCTCAAAGGGTATACGGCGACAATGTCATGGTTGTCGGCGATGTTGCCTGTCAGACTAAACCCATCTCCGGTGGCGGTCTCTATTTTGGTCTTCTAAGCGCCGGCCATTGCGCTTCTGTTGCTGTTGAATCACTTAAACAGAATAATTTTACCGGAGAAAGACTGTCCGCCTACCAAGTTCTATGGGAAAAAAACCCGGGTAAAGAAATAATAAAGGGGCTTTCTTACAGAAAAATGTTTAACAGTTTCTCGGACAGACAAACAGAATCTATCTTCCGCAGTCTTAACCAGCCATTTGTGCGTTCACTTGCTGTAAGATACGGGCATATTGATTCTCCTTCCGATCTGATCGGAAAAGTGTTAGGCAGGGGGTTTGATCTGGCTTCTCCGGGTTCAATAATTGGTTGACGCTTGTATGCCGGAATTTGCCGTGAGATTTGTTCACAGAGCCGGGTGAGTGGATGCAGCGGTTTTCTTCATTTACTTCTTCTCTTCCCCCCAGTATAAAGTTATGTGTTGGTAAGGAATTTCTATTCCCAGTTCATCAAAGGTATTTTTAATCCTTTTACGAAGCTCGCGTCCAACCTTCCACTGCTGTAGGGGCAGTGTTTTAATCATCAGCTTGATGATGACTCCGCTGGGGTTGAAATTATTAACGCCCAGCACTTCCAAAGGGGCAAGGATCAGCTGCTTGAATTCAGGATCTTTGGACAAATTATCGCCTATTTTATTAAGTATCCCAATAACATAGTCAATGTCCTCACGGTAGGAGATTTCCAGGTCGATCAAATACCCTGACCAATCCTTGGTCATGTTGGAGACCGAAGTTATTGAACCGTTGGGGAATATGTGAACTACACCGCTCAAGTCCCGCAGCACAGTCGTTCTTAAATTTATTGAAACAACTTCACCCGAAGTGCCATTCAAAGAGACGATATCGCCAATCCTGATTTGATTTTCCAGGAGTATAAAAAATCCGCTGATTACATCCTTGACCAGACTCTGGGCGCCGAAGCCAAGGGCCAGGCCGCCAATTCCAGCCGCCGTGATAATCGGCCTGATATCGATTCCCAATTCATTGAGGATAATAATCACAGCCACCACAAAAGCACTGACTTTAACTATCTTGTGCAGAATTCCCAATAGAGTATGGACGCGTTTTTTATTTTCCTGTACGTATTCCTGGCTGGTCAGCACTTTCTCGAACCTTTTAAAGGCGGTGTTGATCAGACGTTCCGCAATAAAAGCGGCGGCGATAACCAGCAGGATGCGCAGCCCCGAATGGAGCAGCCAGCCTGTGAGAAGATCGATAAAGTCTTTCCAGTTCATGTTCTCCCCCCCAGATTATTAATAAATATCTCATCCGGATTATAACAGGAATAGAAGATAAAAATAAAGATTCGTTTCCTTCTCGTCCATCTCTTTACCTCAAACAAAATATCCACCAGGAACAAGCGGGGTACTCTATAAACATAAATTATACCAGGAAAAGAACTTCAAGAAAAACAGCTTTAGACGTCCAAAAGGCGCAGCGGTGAACATATACTATTTATGTATGTAATCTTCAAAGCTGTATCTGGTTAGGAGTGATTTTTATGGCAAATGACGAACTGCGCCTGCTGGAAAAAGCCGTTGAAAAGATAACCGCCATAGCGAGAGAATTCGGGCTTGACTTCTACGATATTTTTTTTGAAATATGCCCGGCTGACATACTTTATACTTTTGGGGCATACGGTATGCCCACCCGTTATTCACACTGGACGTTCGGCAAGGCCTACCACAAGATGAAAACCCAGTACGATTACAACCTGAGCCGGATCTATGAGCTCGTGATTAATTCCGACCCCTGTTATGCCTTTTTACTGGAGGGGAATTCACTTATTCAGAACAAGCTGGTCATTGCTCACGTTCTCGCTCACTGTGATTTCTTTAAGAATAACGTTCATTTTCGACGCACTGCCCGCAATATGGTCGAGTCCATGGCGGGGGCGGCGGAACGGTTCAGGGGCTACGAAATGCAGTACGGCAAAGACAAGGTTGAATCTTTCCTGGACGCGGTTATATCAATCGAGGAGCATGTCGACCCGCGCTGCTTTCTCAATCCTAAAAAGAACAGAAAAAAGGAACCTGAAGATACGACCTATGATGACCTTTGGGAGATCGATCAGCCCAACCGGGAAAATAAAAGCGAAGATAACGTGAAATTTCCCGAAAGCCCGCAAAAGGATTTACTGCTCTTTTTAATGGAGCATTCCCGCGACCTCAAAGACTGGCAGCGGGATATAATTTCAGTGATCAGGCAGGAGATGCTTTACTTCTGGCCGCAGATGGAAACCAAAGTCATGAATGAGGGCTGGGCAACTTACTGGCACCTGAAGATAATGCGCGAACTGGATCTAGTTGAGGACGAGGCCTTAGAATTTGCCAAAATGCATACCGGGGTTGTTCAGGCTTCCCGTTTTCATTTGAACCCCTATTTGATCGGCCTGAAGCTTTACGAATCCATTGAAAAAAGATGGGACCAACCCGGTAAGGAAGAAAAGGAAAAGTATAAAAGGGCTGAAGGCGGGGGAAGAAACAAGATCTTTGAGGTAAGGGAATCCGAAAACGATATTTCCTTTTTAAGGAACTACCTGAGCAAAGATCTTATCGAGGAGCTGGATTTGTACCTGTATAAAAAGCAGGGCACAGAGTGGAAAGTGGTGGAAAAGGACTGGGAAGTAGTACGGGATGTGATTGTCGACAGCCTGACCAACTGCGGTTTTCCCTATCTTGTGGTGGAGGATGGCGATTACGGAAAGCAGGGTGATTTGTATCTGAAGCACAATTACGAAGGTATTGAGTTGGACGTTTTCTATCTGGAAAAGACCCTTCCCTATGTACATCAGATATGGGGGAGAAAGATACACATCGAGACTGTCGTTGACAGTAAAAAAGTCGTCTTTTTATACAACGGCGATAAAATAAGCAAAAAATTTCTCTAATCAAAAATCCCTGTCAGTACAAGAGTTTGAAAGTTTTGTCCTTAAATATGAAATTAATATCTGCGATTATAAAATGAGAACATTTGATAAAGATGGACTTGATAAAAAGAGAGGTGGATTATCCACTTCTTTTTTATAGTTAGAA of Desulfotomaculum sp. contains these proteins:
- a CDS encoding NAD(P)/FAD-dependent oxidoreductase, which gives rise to MPLNFDKVCALAIDRTMFDRRLYTQAVDNGVDVRLSTRVVGLRRNGNEIEIKAISGGREHLFKTPLLIGADGVNSLTARFINIPRPEIKVRAFAAEVEMPNEEAGSVKLFLGRSISPGWFGWIIPLDEKQSRVGVGVFDNSAGPLHCFKMLIERYPELFKDMKIKKTTGGIIPVGLPQRVYGDNVMVVGDVACQTKPISGGGLYFGLLSAGHCASVAVESLKQNNFTGERLSAYQVLWEKNPGKEIIKGLSYRKMFNSFSDRQTESIFRSLNQPFVRSLAVRYGHIDSPSDLIGKVLGRGFDLASPGSIIG
- a CDS encoding mechanosensitive ion channel protein MscS, coding for MNWKDFIDLLTGWLLHSGLRILLVIAAAFIAERLINTAFKRFEKVLTSQEYVQENKKRVHTLLGILHKIVKVSAFVVAVIIILNELGIDIRPIITAAGIGGLALGFGAQSLVKDVISGFFILLENQIRIGDIVSLNGTSGEVVSINLRTTVLRDLSGVVHIFPNGSITSVSNMTKDWSGYLIDLEISYREDIDYVIGILNKIGDNLSKDPEFKQLILAPLEVLGVNNFNPSGVIIKLMIKTLPLQQWKVGRELRKRIKNTFDELGIEIPYQHITLYWGEEKK
- a CDS encoding stage V sporulation protein R; this translates as MANDELRLLEKAVEKITAIAREFGLDFYDIFFEICPADILYTFGAYGMPTRYSHWTFGKAYHKMKTQYDYNLSRIYELVINSDPCYAFLLEGNSLIQNKLVIAHVLAHCDFFKNNVHFRRTARNMVESMAGAAERFRGYEMQYGKDKVESFLDAVISIEEHVDPRCFLNPKKNRKKEPEDTTYDDLWEIDQPNRENKSEDNVKFPESPQKDLLLFLMEHSRDLKDWQRDIISVIRQEMLYFWPQMETKVMNEGWATYWHLKIMRELDLVEDEALEFAKMHTGVVQASRFHLNPYLIGLKLYESIEKRWDQPGKEEKEKYKRAEGGGRNKIFEVRESENDISFLRNYLSKDLIEELDLYLYKKQGTEWKVVEKDWEVVRDVIVDSLTNCGFPYLVVEDGDYGKQGDLYLKHNYEGIELDVFYLEKTLPYVHQIWGRKIHIETVVDSKKVVFLYNGDKISKKFL